In a single window of the Renibacterium salmoninarum ATCC 33209 genome:
- a CDS encoding TetR family transcriptional regulator, whose amino-acid sequence MTDDGPLTKEAILLATEDVLRKYGPSKATVVDVARALGVSHGSVYRHFPSKLALREAVTERWLERAHAGLAELIDADGPAADRLAQWIRTLAAAKKRKALDDPELFHNYSALVQEQNAAVVEEHLADLIAQLEALVLAGIRDGGFVELDAKSAAQAIFYATIAFHSPTFADRWSRPEISDELEAVISLILHGLKAR is encoded by the coding sequence ATGACCGACGATGGGCCGCTGACAAAAGAGGCAATTTTGCTGGCGACAGAAGATGTCCTGCGTAAGTACGGCCCTAGTAAGGCGACCGTCGTCGATGTTGCTCGTGCTTTGGGCGTGAGTCATGGCAGTGTCTATCGTCATTTCCCTTCGAAGCTTGCTTTACGTGAAGCGGTGACCGAACGCTGGCTTGAACGGGCCCACGCAGGATTGGCTGAGCTGATTGATGCGGATGGACCAGCAGCGGATCGATTAGCGCAATGGATCCGGACGCTAGCAGCGGCGAAGAAACGTAAAGCCTTGGATGACCCGGAACTCTTTCACAATTATTCAGCTCTGGTTCAGGAGCAGAATGCAGCTGTGGTGGAAGAACACCTGGCCGATTTGATAGCTCAGCTGGAAGCCTTGGTTTTAGCCGGGATCCGTGACGGTGGATTTGTCGAACTGGATGCCAAGAGCGCCGCGCAGGCGATTTTCTATGCCACGATTGCTTTTCATTCGCCGACTTTTGCCGATCGATGGTCCCGTCCGGAGATCAGCGATGAACTTGAAGCCGTGATTAGCCTAATTTTGCACGGGTTGAAAGCTCGCTGA
- a CDS encoding aldo/keto reductase gives MAELVEAGFVRHIGLSEVGVDTIRRAAAVHPIADLQIEYSLISRSIEAKILPVLRELGIGVTAYGVLSRGLLSGHWRADRTADETDFRAYSPRFQGDNLDHNLRLVEALRGVAVARGVSVAQIAIAWVAAQGADIVPLVGARTRERLNESLGEKELVLSAEDIVTIEAAIPADAAAGSRYDESQMAMLDSER, from the coding sequence ATGGCCGAGTTAGTCGAAGCAGGATTTGTTCGACACATTGGCTTATCTGAGGTAGGCGTAGACACGATTCGTCGAGCCGCAGCAGTGCATCCGATTGCTGATTTGCAGATTGAGTATTCACTAATTTCACGCAGCATCGAAGCTAAAATTTTGCCGGTATTGAGAGAATTAGGCATTGGGGTCACCGCGTATGGAGTCCTTTCTCGAGGCCTACTTTCAGGGCACTGGCGTGCGGATCGTACGGCCGATGAGACGGATTTCCGAGCTTACTCGCCCCGCTTTCAAGGCGATAATCTCGACCATAATCTCCGGCTAGTTGAGGCGCTTCGTGGAGTTGCGGTGGCCCGTGGAGTTTCGGTCGCCCAAATCGCCATTGCCTGGGTGGCGGCTCAAGGTGCCGATATTGTTCCTTTGGTGGGCGCGCGTACCAGGGAACGATTGAACGAATCGCTTGGCGAGAAGGAGCTGGTATTGAGCGCCGAGGATATTGTGACCATTGAGGCTGCGATCCCTGCAGATGCAGCAGCCGGAAGCCGGTATGACGAATCGCAGATGGCAATGTTGGACAGCGAACGCTAA
- a CDS encoding aldo/keto reductase, with protein MELRQLGNTGPTVSPIGLGCMSMSGMYGPSDRAESLATIHAAVDAGISLLDTGDFYGSGHNEMLIGEALRELPREKLQISVKFGVLRDPAGGWAGMDTSPAALKNFLAHSLQRLGTDYVYLPTRPTRSKRADRRHDWGHGRVSRSRICSTHWLI; from the coding sequence ATGGAATTACGTCAACTTGGCAACACCGGACCTACAGTTTCACCGATCGGTCTCGGCTGTATGAGTATGTCCGGCATGTACGGCCCGTCAGACCGAGCTGAATCCCTTGCTACGATTCATGCCGCGGTCGACGCCGGCATATCGCTCCTAGATACTGGAGATTTTTACGGTTCTGGGCATAACGAGATGCTTATCGGTGAGGCGCTGCGTGAGCTGCCGCGCGAGAAGCTGCAAATCAGCGTCAAATTTGGCGTGCTACGCGACCCTGCTGGTGGTTGGGCTGGAATGGACACTAGTCCAGCCGCGCTCAAGAACTTCCTGGCGCATAGCTTGCAGCGTCTCGGTACAGATTATGTATATTTACCGACCCGCCCGACTCGATCCAAACGTGCCGATCGAAGACACGATTGGGGCCATGGCCGAGTTAGTCGAAGCAGGATTTGTTCGACACATTGGCTTATCTGA
- a CDS encoding carbon-nitrogen hydrolase family protein, giving the protein MKVSVGQFSPVGDVDGNIEAMRRLAAEAAQDGSELILFPEEAMFTLGKVAGDFRSAVDAGWSVFVQQLTLIAAEHKIAIIAGGYESSGEERPFNTLVAVGSDGAILGTYRKLHLYDAFSYQESKRIMPGNSGLTVVRVGELNVGMMTCYDLRFPELARALAEQDVDLICVPAAWFKGEHKVDHWETLLKARAIENTCWVAAAGSMSPHCIGHSVILDPMGVPAAFLDEEPESLATAEVTVKRIEEVREFLPVLKNRRIKSVREIVPAH; this is encoded by the coding sequence ATGAAGGTCAGCGTCGGTCAGTTTAGTCCGGTAGGGGATGTTGACGGCAACATCGAAGCGATGCGCCGTCTGGCAGCTGAGGCAGCTCAAGATGGTAGCGAACTCATCCTTTTCCCGGAAGAAGCGATGTTTACTCTTGGCAAAGTGGCGGGTGATTTTCGTAGCGCGGTAGATGCTGGCTGGAGTGTCTTCGTGCAACAGCTGACACTTATCGCGGCGGAGCACAAGATTGCAATTATCGCTGGCGGCTACGAGTCCAGTGGCGAGGAACGACCTTTCAACACCTTGGTTGCGGTTGGGTCTGATGGTGCGATTCTTGGAACGTACCGGAAATTGCACCTTTATGACGCGTTTTCCTATCAGGAGTCCAAACGCATCATGCCTGGCAATAGCGGGCTGACAGTTGTGCGGGTCGGCGAGCTCAACGTGGGCATGATGACCTGCTACGACTTGCGGTTCCCGGAACTGGCCCGTGCGCTTGCGGAGCAAGATGTTGACCTTATCTGCGTTCCGGCTGCCTGGTTTAAAGGCGAACACAAGGTAGATCACTGGGAGACTCTGTTGAAAGCCCGGGCGATTGAAAACACTTGTTGGGTGGCTGCGGCAGGCTCGATGAGCCCACATTGCATTGGTCATTCGGTGATTCTCGATCCGATGGGTGTGCCCGCTGCGTTCCTTGACGAAGAGCCGGAAAGCCTTGCTACAGCTGAAGTCACCGTGAAACGCATCGAAGAAGTGCGCGAGTTTTTGCCGGTGCTGAAGAATCGAAGGATTAAGTCAGTGCGGGAGATCGTTCCAGCTCACTAA
- a CDS encoding adenylosuccinate synthase yields MPAIVIVGAQWGDEGKGKATDLLGGRVDYVVKPNGGNNAGHTVVVNGEKYELKLLPAGILSPNAIPIIGNGCVVNLEALFDEIDALKARGADTSKLRVSANAHLVAPYHQVLDKVTERFLGKRAIGTTGRGIGPAYMDKVARLGIRVQDVFDESILRQKVEGSLAQKNELLVKVYNRRAIDVEEIVAYFLGFAERLQPLVIDSTIELNNALDDGKVVLMEGGQATYLDVDHGTYPFVTSSNPTAGGSSVGSGIGPTRITRVVGIIKAYTTRVGAGPFPTELFDEMGEYLQKTGGEFGVNTGRPRRCGWYDAVLARHAARINGFTDYFVTKLDVLTGIEKIPVCVAYDVDGVRHEEMPMTQTEFHHAKPIFEYLDGWTEDISGAKTLDDLPENARNYVLELEKMSGTRFSAIGVGPDRDQTIVVHDLIDG; encoded by the coding sequence ATGCCAGCTATCGTGATCGTCGGAGCCCAATGGGGCGATGAAGGCAAAGGCAAGGCAACAGATCTACTGGGTGGGCGCGTGGACTACGTCGTCAAACCCAACGGCGGAAACAATGCCGGCCACACCGTCGTTGTCAATGGTGAGAAGTACGAGCTCAAGCTCCTTCCCGCCGGTATTTTGAGCCCGAATGCCATTCCGATTATTGGAAATGGTTGCGTGGTGAATTTGGAAGCGCTCTTCGATGAGATCGACGCGCTTAAGGCTCGTGGCGCGGATACTTCGAAGCTTCGAGTCTCCGCTAATGCGCACCTCGTTGCGCCGTATCACCAAGTGCTAGATAAGGTAACCGAGCGCTTCTTGGGTAAGCGTGCCATTGGCACCACCGGTCGTGGAATCGGCCCAGCCTATATGGACAAAGTCGCCCGCCTTGGCATTCGTGTGCAGGACGTTTTTGATGAATCAATCCTGCGGCAAAAGGTTGAAGGCTCGCTAGCTCAGAAGAATGAGCTATTGGTCAAGGTATACAACCGCCGAGCCATTGACGTTGAAGAGATCGTTGCGTACTTCCTGGGCTTTGCTGAGCGCTTGCAGCCGTTGGTGATTGACTCCACGATTGAACTCAACAACGCGCTCGACGACGGCAAAGTTGTGTTGATGGAGGGTGGCCAAGCGACCTATCTTGACGTTGACCATGGCACTTACCCCTTTGTCACGTCATCGAATCCGACCGCGGGCGGCTCTTCGGTGGGATCAGGCATTGGTCCGACTCGGATTACGCGTGTGGTCGGCATCATCAAGGCTTACACGACGAGAGTTGGCGCCGGTCCGTTTCCTACTGAGCTCTTCGATGAGATGGGCGAGTACCTGCAAAAGACTGGCGGCGAGTTTGGCGTCAACACTGGGCGGCCACGTCGCTGTGGTTGGTATGACGCCGTTTTGGCTCGGCACGCCGCGCGAATCAACGGGTTCACGGACTACTTTGTCACCAAGCTGGACGTGCTGACTGGCATTGAAAAAATTCCGGTTTGTGTCGCGTACGACGTCGACGGCGTACGGCACGAAGAAATGCCGATGACTCAGACTGAGTTCCACCACGCGAAGCCAATTTTTGAATACTTAGATGGTTGGACTGAAGACATCAGCGGGGCTAAAACGCTGGATGATCTGCCGGAGAATGCGCGAAATTACGTGCTGGAGTTGGAAAAGATGTCTGGGACTAGATTCTCAGCCATTGGTGTTGGTCCGGATCGAGATCAAACAATCGTCGTGCACGACTTGATCGACGGGTAA